The sequence TCAGCTTATAATTGTTGTATTGAGAATTTATCCCTGCCACACTATACCCTCCCACAAAGACAATTAACAAGCATAAAGTCCATCATGATTGGACGATTAAGACGTACGTAGAAGGAATAATATCGGGCACCGCTGTTATTATTGTTGACGAGACCAAGGACGAGACACATGAGCATATAATCAAATCACATTATAGCTGGTTAGAATATCAACACTAACTATTTGTGATGTTCGTTTGGGCAAATATGATTAGAAGATGACACGACTTTGTAGACCGATTGACCAGCAATATTACCGGGTGGGTTGTAATTACAGACGTACAATAATCTAACAAGCCCGGAATGTTCCAAACAAATTACGGGTTCGCCCGGATGAAACGAGTAGCCGATAGCCGCACATCCGACGTGGGTGGTCCCGGCCCAAACCATTTGCGTGTAACGACCGATAGGTTTAGAAATATGAGTATCATTTTTGTCCATAACATCCGGCTTCCAAGAATCCCTTCATGTGTATTAACGTGCTAGAATTATTCGATTTAATGAACTTTTAAAATCTTTGTAATTacctaaagttttcaactgaCCCGCAGTTCATATGGTTTACTCCATAAGACCACTCGTAATCGATAACCCAGTCCCAAGTTCTGCTACTTGTTCCAtaaagaatagaaaatccAAGATTCTGTCCGTAAGGAGTTCCTTCCGGCCCTGTTCCATAACGATCAAACATTCAAGTCCTATTAActtaactgaaaaaaaaaaattaatttttcctaCCAGTCTCGAATTTTCGGTTTTGGGCCAGGTGTTTTGCCCACTCCCAGGCGGAATCAGCCAATTTCTTATCCCATTTCTTTAAAGATgaaaacataattttaaatCTGTCCCAAATTGGCATTGCCACAAAATTAATGATTATACCAAGTTGGGCATGAAAGCAGCTGCAGGTTGAGGCCCAGGTGATCCTCGTTTCTCGTTGCCGGATGCGACATTTTGCCGGAGTTGATTGTGTAGATCCAAAATGAGATGCTTCTCATCTTCCGTAGGTCTTAAGTCTAAGTAATCAGCTTGTTTGGGCTGTTTAATGACCGGATATCCCGTGAAAgttttctctggtgtgcagaAAACTGGTTTCGGTTTGTTTCGTAACCAGTtcacactgctgctgctgctgtgttggCGATGAACGTCAGTAGACACTATTGGCCAATGGGTACGGAAAAAGTAATAAGGACTCATCAGGAAACGACTTTTACCCAAATAAATCTGGGCCCTTGAATCTTCTGGAAAGTTGAATACCTGTTTAAAATTATTCGGATGGATAGATTGATTATTATTGGAACCTGAAATGTTTATGTCCTTACCAAAAAAGCCAATAGCAGAGCTCCAAAAAAGCTTGATTGCATCCTGATGTATAGAATTTTCGTCCGGCGAGCGGATCCGTTGCGGATGGAATGGAGGACGAAGGTTCAGTGTGGGTCGACGGAAACTTGTAGGCCTCTTATTTATATCCAGAAACCTTTGTTCCATTTCTTAAACCTTTAAAAGGTTGAATAACCCACAGTTTGAACCAATTGATTTTACGTAACAGGTTTTctagaaaacatttgaaaaggtAGGTCCGGGTTGGCCTATAGTCGGCCTTGGCCTGTCTACCtggctttctcttttttcgccttctAACAGTGTCAATAACCTTCCGTAAAACAAAGAATAAGAGTCATCGACCTCTTCCTAGAAATCGATGTAACACGTCACAATCAATCCATGTTGTGTCGTCACAGTGTATTTTATTATTGCCTGGAAACTTCTTTTATTAGCGAAATTCCGGACAGTTGGAAGATGAGAAATCGGCGTCGTAAATCGGTTGGTCGATAAAATTGCCCTGTGGACTGTAATTACAGACGTAAAGGATTCGGTACGGCATCTCGGCTATGGAATCGTCCGTGTAACCGACGGCCGCGCAACCCACGGCCGTCGTTTCCGCCCAAACCATTTGAGTGTAATGGCCAATATTCCGGTCGTTGGCTCCTTGCAGACTCCTTCAGATTTCctcgcgaaagaaaaaagaattaaatcagTAGACAATAATAAAGTCTTTTTGGAACGGGAAATAATTACGTTAAACTGGAAACACTACGACAGTCCACGTTTTCCACTTCCGAGTACCACTGGTCGATCGCTGCATCGGCCCAATTCGGCGTCTTCAATCGATCCGAGTTGAAAGTGATGGCCAGATTTTGACCCATCTGCATAGCTATACGGAAAATCATTTATGAATTAACTTTATTGCATGAAATGAGCATCAATTGATTCAGCGAATTTACTTCGGAGGTTCGGATCGTGTTGAAATTCACAATTGTGGGCCCACTCCGAGGCGACATTGGCCAACTCTTCATCCCATTCCTTGACGTAAAATTATAGCGATAAGTTTCTATTATAAAATTCCAGTAATTAAAAGTTAATTGATTATACCAAATCAGGCATGTAAAAGGCAGGTGGCTGAGGCCCAGGTGATCCTCGATATTCTTTGCCAGACGCCACTCGTTGACGCAACTGGTTGTGAAGTTCTACGATGAAATCAATATCGTCTTGCgtcatttccatttcaattGTTTCCTCGCAAACGCCCGCTTCCACATTACTACGGGCAGCCTTTCGTaatcaaatcaataataaatcaaCTGTGAAATTTCTAACACATAGTAAAATACTTGCCAGCAAATAGAAGATCAACGTTTGAAATGCACAGCAGCGCATGTTGTTTATGTGACAATAGTCGGCTATAAACTAACTGGGTTTAAGTGGAATTGCCCCAGAATTTTACTCAAAACGTTGAAAATCAGTTTGCACCAGTTCATGCCAATTCTCAGTACACATtttacgaaaaagaaaatagatccAACAACCCCAAGTGTATTCCTGCGCCCAGCaacaaaacatttgtttttatctttgaCAAAATATGACGTCATTCGCATGTGGAAAATCAAAGACAATAAATAAATCGATACAACATAGCACGTAATAAAAGAGGGTCGTGTCCAAGGTCAGTGCTGATTGGTCTGGAATTcttgatttcgtttttctcGAGTGAGTGGCttaaatttgcattttcaCTCGTAAATATTTGATTGGTTTTCTCACATTGCATTGGCAGTCCTCAGGTGTGGCCCTGACAATGACAGAAAATGTGAGCAGTCTTCCCACCATGTTGCGATTTTTGTAACTTGTTACAACAGCGGGCGAAAACGATCGCAACTCGTCGCTTTTTATACTTTTCCGAGATTTCGTAAATTGTTTTTCGCTGGAAGGGGTTCGCCAACTTCGAGATAAGTGCAGTAATACAGGCCAATTTCCACGAAGAAAGGGAAATTCTGTATCCTCGGGCTGTTGGTAACTCTTTTTACCCGCAATTTCAATTGCCGTTGAACTCGTGGAAACTTGCGAATCGACTGGATACAAGGACTCGTGCATATCACGTCATCACATTTGAATAATGAGCTTCTTATAATAATGTACATTAAGCAGAAATGAGCAAGTGTTTCCTTCGTCCATTGATCTCAATTTTCTCTGTACGAAAAGATCATAAAATAAAGGGTTGGGTCTATGGCCGGCGGTAGTTTCTGACCTTTCTCCGCAATTAGCGGAGTTCCATctgacagcagcagctcgaATTGCTTATGATACGCGTTACATTTAATGAGGCCCTTGTAATTGTACGTGTTTAGAAAGAGACATAAATTGCCTCAAGTTTCCTTGAAGGCTTGAACAGTCTCACCAGCATTCTCTCAGCGGAAGAAAGTTTTATCGCCAACGCTAAGCTCCACACTAATTTTTCCGTAAAAACATCCAGTTTCTAGCTAGTAGCTATGTCGTCTACGGTCCATGtcacagataaagaccacgTATGAAAAAGTGCGCGAGACTGGATTTTCAGGAGATATAATGCAATATTTGTCAACTGAATCGAGTGTTGAAACTAAAATTAGTTTGACGGTGCTAGAGGTAATAATTAACAGTGCGAATTATACATAACGGACCTATGGGCGACGGCCAACGGAACCTCCAACCTACTCAAACAGTCACCAACCAATAACAATGCAAACATTATTATGTTCCCCTAGAAAGATCGAGTTCCAAGCTATGTAATCAGAATAGCCATCGACATTTTTATGTCCGTAATTCTGCATCCGAAAACTCCTTGCAAATTGCAATCTATATATCAATATGGCAACGTTTTAAATCACGTCTGCTCTTCATCTCTCATTCTTGTCTGCTACTAAGGGCTAATGGTGGGGAATGGGGATTTCGATAGGCATTAAAATCACCTCGTGGAGGTGATTGAGctcaattgaaaaataataaatgttgtGCACGACATTCTAAGCATATGAAGATAGTCGATGAGATGAAACAATGAAATGCTTCCAAAATAACTAGTTTCATGTTCTTAGACATGTCATGACCCCCACGTTGAAAGTTTTAGAAAGCAAGGTGTATATTTTGTAACCACATTTCTCCTCATCTCTTCACAGGATTTAGTTTCCCCGATTTCTTCTCTGCTCTGGCTTGGCAGAAGTTACTCTAACTCTAGTTACTCTATGTGTCTTCGATACAACAAAATGAGTGGGCCAAATGGATCCCTTGGGTGATATTGATCACTGATGAAAATGCCAAAATGGTAAGGAGAGTTCCAAAATTAGTCGGATGGAGTTTGTCTTTGTTTGTCCTCAAGGTAAAAACATATTCTGCACCTTTTGGTTGTTGATTTGTGTTTCaaccgattttatttttcacaggTTCCATCAGAATAATTTTGCATCAAGAATCTCAGAATATTGCTGCATCAAGAATCGTACGGCATCGAGCAGAGCCAGAAAATTATGGCGCCTTGTGTCCGGTCAACCGTCGAGTATCTATTAAGCCTGTTGGGTGAATGATGTAGAAGACGCTTCCTCTGCAGCAGCCCCAACGAGAACGAGAAAAATGAACACCCCTATGGAAACCATGAGTCCCGAAATTCCGTTTGTTGTCACCGAACAATGTAACCCGTCAGTAGGAGCGGCTTTATATTGGAACCCCTAGCTCATCAGTCTCGCCGACAATCAATAATGCAATACCTGAGGCTGATGCCCATTAAGCAGCGCTGCCTTCAAGTTAGTGACGTAGTGGCTTGTCACCAtttgttgaattttgaaatccacttgttttttgttctatttctttatttatggTCTTAAGTTAATTATAGGATTCTGTTAGTTAAACGTGTACGAGCACAAATTCTAAATCGATTTTCAGGGGAAATATTTcgttaattgaattattaattAGTTGCGAAAGGTGACCAGTATCATATGAGGATGTTACAGACGACCTTGTAATAAATagtgattattaaaaaatccaattcattGGAATTAATATATAATCAAAGTCATTTTCATATGGAGGCTGCATAAGAGTTTTTTACTATTGCTCAATCAATTGCTCAATCAATTGCTCAATCAACAATTAAACAACAGTAGGAGATTAAAACACCATTTTCTGTATATTTTAGTAAAATAATCCGTCAgtataatttcatttgaatttggttCAAGGTCACGAgaaacattacgtaaaactgtcaatgcggtgatgtgaaaaaggaagaaaaggtgAGGAaaaagaggttgggtgaggacGACACGTGTAACATCATTGtcaagcaggtacaaaagCCGCAAGGCTAAAGAGGTGGgtgagggtgagaaaaagtgtataaaaagagagagaaacggcaacggaaatcagtcgagtgagcatctccgactcGGTATCATCAGCAGCCCACTATTTGTCACCAACTGTATTCTTCATCGTATtatcagttcgcaatcatgggtaaatattctgtttttaacATGAAGTTTTGCATCaatttcttgtgtttttctgtttgttaatGTCCAGTAATTGTTGAATAATAATGTTTAAATTATCATCTGTGTAGtaaactatggcgtcgtgctgctgttgggtgtcgtatcgttgatggctgggtcgaccaccgGTGTACcaatgtctcctgggtatggcgggtACCAAAGCACAACTTACGCTGCtccagcttactacaccgaggctcccaagtactacactaccaAAGCACCGGATTACTACatgactacgtatgctgccccagcctattacaccgaggctcccaagtattactcaGCTCCtaactactacaccgaggctccaactTATTACACAACCAAAGCGgctgaatactacaccgagctgcccaagtactacaccaccaaggctccagagtattatacaacaACTTATggtgccccgagctactacaccgaagccccgaagtattactctgtccCGAGCTACATCACCAAAGAgcctgagtactacaccaaggctccggagtactacacgactacttatgctgctccaagctactacaccgaggctcttAAGTACTACAACACCAAGTTACCGGAGTACTACCCGACTACGTATgccccaacttactacaccgatgctccaaagtactactctgcacccagctactacaccgaggctccagtttactacgctacaacctacgctccatctagctactacaccgaggctaccaagtactacaccgaaaaggCCGAATATTACACAACCACGTACGCTGCCCcagtctactacaccgaggaacccaagtattactctgctccaGGCTACTACCAAACAGAGGCTCCCGTTTACTATCCCAAGGCCTCCGAGTAttacactacaacctacgctgcccccagctactacactgaagctcgcaagtactacactaccaaggcacctgagtattataccactacttacgctgctccgacctactacaccgaagctccgAAGTATTATTCTCcgccgagttactacaccactaaggcccctgaatattacaccacaacctacgcttctCCAGTTTACCGCAGGGAAGCTCCTAAATACTAGAGCCGATTTAATGTGATCAATTATCTTAAAATTTGTCGTTCATATCTTAATAGGTACTAGTCAATGAGAATTAATTGTTTATctttaatgagaaaataaattttttaatgcggGTAATAATCTTTATGTATTCTCTTGCTACCTTCAAGCCCTTTGACATTGCGAcgtgttctaatttttgttggaTCTTTCCTGCTTCATATGTTGGAGGTGATTATTACTCGTGTCGATCTGCATTCGGTCATACTCTGATGCTTGAACTAACTTCATTTCCAGGGTAAGTTACGTGTTGACTAAATTTTGATTAGTTAACAGCAGAAGTTTAGTAATTTCAACTTAAATTAATGTAACAAATATGAGCATGGTAAATAATGCtgtaaaatttgtatttatacTAGCATCAAAATCGATGGAAtgcaaaaattgttttcaaaatttccatcACTCCCAGCACTATGTAGGAACAGTATCTAGAAGCTAGAAAATTATATGGCGATAGATGATTGCAATTTCTTGATGTGTGCAGAATAAAATGAGCAGCGAGCACGAAGTAATCACTGTTCATAAATGTAAATCGCTATACTTTGCCAACTTGGAAGTGCAATTAATCAAGACAGAAGGTGACACTGCCCTAACTGTGCCCAGGGAAATTACCTGGCcagtgaagaagagagaagtacgaggccaGTTTTACTGGAGAGATATAGTCATAGTATCCTTCCGGGTTAGGAACATGACCCTCCCAAAAGCTTTCATAAGATCATGCGCCCTTCCAAGTcaccgttcgaccagagccctcccctcctcctggttgtcacagcgggtgagtgaccaccggcgggcgttagttagtggttagttagggaaacgggaaCACAGAAAGAAGTGAGCCCAGGTATGCACTTGAAATTTATCTAAATCTACACAAATTATCAGTCTTCAATTCCAGCAATCTCTTGTCGGTTTCCAAACAACTACAACAGTGGCGAAGAGGAATTAACCTGAAAGGAGAGTAAATTTAGATAATTTTCAAACCCATATTGTAGTGACAGAAAGAAATACCTCAAATCTACCAACCTTACATTGTCCTAAATTAGAACAAAGTGTTGGTCACCATGAAATCTTGAGTAGCAGCATTTTCTTGCTGCTGTCTGCAAAACTGATAGCAACAAAGAATGGGATCTGGTGAAGGCATATTAATATCTTGATGATTTACAACTTGACAGGGAAAAGTTAATGTGAACATTATTGCCTTAAAGAacacagtaataaaaaatacttttggtaaaataactaccttgaaacaaaaattattttgctgAAGACATAGGTTGTGAGCTTGCATTATTGGGTTAGaccatttcatttctattgtcaCGAGTTGGTCAGGGCCATGAAAACTTCAGCTGAAATTATCTGAAAACATATAGTCAAGAATGCTGTAAGAATCATTAGCTAAagattttttcatcttttacttaaaaacaGTTGACTTGTTATCCGATCTAAGCTGTTAAACTTTTTAAGTAACTTATGAAAGTTACGACGTGTAATGTCATGTTTGTCTGTGACTGACTGACAGTGTGGTGTAACAAACttaagattcaaaactcattactagatgtcgccagtgtcgCCCATGTTATTCTGACGTGAAACGAGGAGAAAAgggcgaaacaaattgttgttAATTTATACTTTTGTTCCTGTGATTTCcaataccaaattgaacttcgtatcatatgtaggtttatcttgacctagtttccttatttttatactttatcaacttatttcttcgaattctagatgcatactttcagtcattccaacaagttgacttagtgctcagtcaatttccatccattaggccaatcatgctgtcaaaagcctaaaacttaTGTTTGAAGCAGACATACAAATGTgccgagataaggtatttccccattactgctacaAGACCATTACCattcagattttcatataACATTGGTATTCTTGCTCATGAACCATAtataggatcttttctgaatcttgcAATTTTGGTGGCGTACCCTGCAACAGTATGTTTTTTGTTATGGCTGTTTCTACTTCTGTTTAGAAGGCAACCGAGCTGAAggataggtagagttttatttctcataggtaaatttgtgtaaatttgtaaataacatagagaatttccttgtcccatttccacttagagtttcagagacatgaagagtgtgaagtgaGACCTGCCATGTGTATGTTCATGTACCAGATCTGCTTGATGAAAgtcaaatgccttactaaattcatcacccatatgataaaggtaagcaacAATTCCACCCATCATCtcgctactgcaatacttcatgacactttctttagcatcaggaaatttatctcatcatgtggagtaatgctgttggttgccatttttacggttttttatcatgaacatttcagtgtgtttcttagaaaaggtaaagattgatatgctttattcatcgttatattttcattaatgtaaaacatttgtttttacagagcacgcagCTTCTTTATGGAATCGTGCTGTCCTGGCACGGAGATTCTTGTGCAaatgctgacctttgtccatgatggaagagggacttccaccaacatGATCTTCGCGACGcacgctcatctagcttcactgcttctaaacacaatttgttGTACTTCACTGGCGAATTGGCGAGTTTCTGGACCACTTCATGttcgcttccgtccgctgttacacacctgcagtcactcaccacgggatcatgcccaggtacccaacaattgacttattttcgtaggttatct comes from Daphnia pulicaria isolate SC F1-1A chromosome 11, SC_F0-13Bv2, whole genome shotgun sequence and encodes:
- the LOC124315586 gene encoding venom allergen 3-like, whose protein sequence is MRCCAFQTLIFYLLAARSNVEAGVCEETIEMEMTQDDIDFIVELHNQLRQRVASGKEYRGSPGPQPPAFYMPDLEWDEELANVASEWAHNCEFQHDPNLRTMQMGQNLAITFNSDRLKTPNWADAAIDQWYSEVENVDCRSVSSLTSLQGANDRNIGHYTQMVWAETTAVGCAAVGYTDDSIAEMPYRILYVCNYSPQGNFIDQPIYDADFSSSNCPEFR
- the LOC124316005 gene encoding extensin-2-like, yielding MVNYGVVLLLGVVSLMAGSTTGVPMSPGYGGYQSTTYAAPAYYTEAPKYYTTKAPDYYMTTYAAPAYYTEAPKYYSAPNYYTEAPTYYTTKAAEYYTELPKYYTTKAPEYYTTTYGAPSYYTEAPKYYSVPSYITKEPEYYTKAPEYYTTTYAAPSYYTEALKYYNTKLPEYYPTTYAPTYYTDAPKYYSAPSYYTEAPVYYATTYAPSSYYTEATKYYTEKAEYYTTTYAAPVYYTEEPKYYSAPGYYQTEAPVYYPKASEYYTTTYAAPSYYTEARKYYTTKAPEYYTTTYAAPTYYTEAPKYYSPPSTSQ
- the LOC124316004 gene encoding venom allergen 5-like; this translates as MQSSFFGALLLAFLVFNFPEDSRAQIYLGKSRFLMSPYYFFRTHWPIVSTDVHRQHSSSSSVNWLRNKPKPVFCTPEKTFTGYPVIKQPKQADYLDLRPTEDEKHLILDLHNQLRQNVASGNEKRGSPGPQPAAAFMPNLKWDKKLADSAWEWAKHLAQNRKFETGPEGTPYGQNLGFSILYGTSSRTWDWVIDYEWSYGVNHMNCGSVENFRDSWKPDVMDKNDTHISKPIGRYTQMVWAGTTHVGCAAIGYSFHPGEPVICLEHSGLVRLLYVCNYNPPGNIAGQSVYKVVSSSNHICPNEHHK